The proteins below are encoded in one region of Sulfitobacter sp. SK012:
- the hrpB gene encoding ATP-dependent helicase HrpB codes for MALTLPIDAVMPQVISALRDHARVVLQAPPGAGKTTRVPLAMLAANLTTGRILMLEPRRLAARAAAERMAATLNEDVGHTVGFRVRGASAVSKSTRIEVVTEGILTRMIQEAPDLPGVGAVIFDEFHERSLNADLGLALCLEIAEALCDDLMLVVMSATLDATPVAALMDAPVVTSQGRSFDVTPQWLDRPLGKTQRFEAAVADLVLRALSEGPGSALVFLPGEGEIRRVENLLKGQLPDDCTLAPLFGAMDFKAQRAAIAPATTGRKVVLATSIAETSLTIEGIRIVVDAGRARRARFDPSSGMSRLITERVTRAEATQRAGRAGRVEPGTAYKLWTRGEDGALAAYPPAEIEAGDLSAFALELALWGAQASDLAFVTPPHPGRLAEAQAVLQMLGALDVDLRITAHGRILARLPLHPRLAHMLTKGGGDAALLASLLSERDPLRGAGVDLSLRLRAIKGDRSVSDAHMPALARIRQEAKRLARHTQPNGPNDLGTLAALAYPDRIGLRRKGDAPRYVLSGGKGAVMPDGDALAGMRLIVATDLDGDPREARIRQAAVLSDAALRSSFGAQISWHDVCVWSRRDNRVETRQHERFGALVLDDRSWSDAPPDHIARAMLDGVRQLGLAPDKPAARFLARARLLNGREDFPNFSEDSLMKSLEDWLLPHLTGVRNAADWKRFDMLPALRARLDWDQQQMLDTAAPSHFETPLGRRIAIDYDGDAPQIAVRLQEMFGTNRHPTVAGKPLQVTLLSPAQRPVQVTMDVPGFWAASYADVRKDMRGRYPRHPWPEDPTQADPTLRAKPRGT; via the coding sequence ATGGCTTTGACCCTTCCCATTGACGCGGTGATGCCGCAGGTGATCAGCGCCTTGCGCGATCACGCCCGTGTCGTCCTTCAGGCCCCGCCCGGTGCGGGCAAAACAACGCGCGTACCACTAGCGATGCTGGCAGCTAACCTGACCACTGGGCGTATCTTGATGCTGGAGCCGCGCCGTCTTGCGGCACGGGCAGCGGCCGAACGCATGGCCGCTACCTTAAACGAGGACGTTGGGCACACCGTGGGGTTTCGGGTGCGCGGTGCCTCCGCCGTTTCAAAATCCACGCGGATTGAGGTCGTGACCGAAGGCATTTTGACCCGCATGATCCAAGAAGCGCCAGATTTGCCCGGCGTGGGCGCTGTGATCTTTGATGAATTCCACGAACGTTCGCTGAATGCTGATCTGGGCCTCGCACTTTGCCTTGAGATCGCGGAGGCCTTGTGCGACGATCTGATGCTCGTTGTGATGTCTGCGACGCTTGATGCGACGCCTGTCGCTGCATTGATGGATGCGCCGGTCGTCACGTCCCAAGGGCGCAGCTTTGACGTCACGCCACAGTGGCTCGATCGACCGCTTGGCAAGACACAGCGCTTTGAGGCTGCAGTTGCTGATCTGGTGCTGCGCGCTTTGTCAGAAGGGCCCGGTTCCGCGTTGGTGTTTCTGCCCGGCGAAGGCGAGATACGGCGCGTCGAAAACCTGCTTAAGGGCCAGTTGCCTGATGATTGTACTCTTGCACCGCTGTTTGGCGCGATGGACTTCAAAGCACAGCGCGCAGCGATTGCCCCAGCCACAACTGGCCGTAAAGTCGTGCTGGCGACATCCATCGCAGAAACATCACTGACCATTGAAGGCATCCGCATCGTGGTCGACGCAGGCCGCGCACGGCGGGCACGCTTCGATCCGTCCTCAGGCATGTCGCGACTGATTACCGAGCGCGTCACCCGCGCCGAGGCAACCCAACGTGCGGGACGCGCCGGTCGCGTTGAACCAGGCACAGCCTACAAGCTTTGGACCCGCGGCGAAGATGGCGCGTTGGCAGCGTACCCCCCGGCGGAAATCGAGGCCGGCGATCTAAGTGCATTTGCACTGGAATTGGCCTTGTGGGGTGCGCAGGCCAGCGATCTGGCTTTTGTGACCCCGCCACATCCGGGACGTCTGGCTGAGGCGCAGGCAGTCCTTCAGATGTTGGGCGCGCTCGACGTAGATCTGCGCATCACTGCGCACGGCCGCATCCTTGCCCGGCTGCCGTTGCATCCGCGCCTTGCACATATGCTCACCAAGGGCGGTGGCGATGCGGCGCTGCTGGCCTCTCTGCTCTCAGAGCGTGATCCCTTGCGGGGTGCTGGCGTGGATCTGTCGCTGCGACTGCGCGCCATCAAAGGCGACCGTTCTGTTTCAGATGCGCACATGCCTGCCCTTGCTCGCATCCGCCAAGAAGCCAAACGCCTGGCGCGACATACCCAACCAAACGGGCCAAACGATCTGGGCACGCTGGCCGCTTTGGCCTACCCCGACCGCATCGGGTTGCGCCGTAAAGGCGACGCCCCGCGCTATGTTCTGTCTGGCGGCAAGGGCGCTGTGATGCCCGACGGTGATGCGCTGGCTGGCATGCGACTGATTGTGGCCACCGATCTAGACGGCGACCCCCGCGAAGCTCGCATCCGGCAGGCTGCCGTCTTGAGCGATGCAGCCCTGCGCAGTAGTTTTGGGGCGCAAATCAGTTGGCATGATGTCTGTGTCTGGTCACGACGCGATAACCGCGTTGAGACGCGCCAGCACGAACGCTTTGGAGCCTTGGTCCTGGATGATCGTAGCTGGTCTGATGCGCCGCCTGATCACATTGCGCGTGCAATGCTGGACGGCGTGCGCCAACTTGGGCTGGCCCCCGACAAACCTGCGGCGCGGTTTCTGGCTCGTGCACGGTTGCTCAACGGACGCGAAGATTTCCCCAATTTCAGCGAAGACAGCCTCATGAAATCGCTAGAGGATTGGCTCCTCCCGCATTTAACCGGGGTGCGCAACGCAGCTGACTGGAAGCGCTTTGATATGCTCCCTGCCCTGCGCGCACGGCTGGATTGGGACCAGCAACAGATGCTTGATACCGCTGCTCCTTCGCATTTCGAAACACCGTTGGGTCGACGCATTGCGATTGATTATGACGGGGACGCGCCCCAAATTGCCGTGAGACTGCAAGAGATGTTTGGCACCAACCGGCACCCGACAGTCGCTGGAAAACCGCTGCAGGTGACCTTGTTGTCGCCCGCCCAACGGCCCGTGCAGGTGACGATGGACGTGCCCGGTTTTTGGGCTGCATCTTATGCAGATGTGCGCAAAGACATGCGCGGCCGTTATCCGCGACATCCCTGGCCCGAAGACCCGACACAGGCGGATCCAACCTTGCGTGCCAAGCCGCGCGGCACATAA
- a CDS encoding NUDIX hydrolase, translating into MMHIFRAAWSEMIRPIWHRPKRAQVAAVCYRQTTDGKEVLLITSRDTGRWIVPKGWPIDGLDGAGAARVEAWEEAGVKHADMVSEPIGFYDYDKGMRGGETVPVEASVYLAEVTDLSADYPEAGQRTRKWFAPTEAADLVAEPELKAILRAL; encoded by the coding sequence ATGATGCACATTTTTAGGGCGGCTTGGTCAGAAATGATCCGGCCCATTTGGCACCGGCCAAAACGCGCGCAAGTCGCTGCAGTTTGCTACCGCCAAACCACTGACGGAAAAGAAGTTTTACTGATCACAAGCCGTGACACCGGGCGTTGGATCGTCCCCAAAGGCTGGCCCATCGACGGGCTGGATGGTGCTGGCGCTGCACGTGTTGAAGCGTGGGAAGAAGCCGGCGTAAAGCATGCTGATATGGTCTCCGAACCCATCGGATTTTACGACTATGACAAGGGCATGAGGGGCGGCGAAACCGTTCCGGTCGAAGCATCCGTTTATCTGGCGGAAGTCACTGATTTGTCGGCGGACTATCCCGAAGCAGGGCAGCGTACGCGCAAGTGGTTCGCACCAACCGAGGCTGCTGATCTTGTAGCCGAGCCTGAGCTGAAAGCGATTTTGCGCGCACTTTGA
- the argF gene encoding ornithine carbamoyltransferase, producing MTNFLDIHQTSAADLRGIIDSAASMKAARAGRPRGALDDDQPLKDHMVALIFEKPSTRTRVSFDVGVRQMGGQTLVLSGADMQLGHGETIADTARVLSRYVDLIMIRTFEEQTLLDMAEYATVPVINGLTNRTHPCQIMADIMTFEEHAGPIKGRKVVWTGDGNNVFASFAHAAKQFDFELVFTGPPPLDPETALNGLYSIERDPQKAVAGADLVVTDTWVSMHDPQSARERRHNQLRGYQVNDALMGHAKPEALFMHCLPAHRDDEATSSVMDGPSSVIFDEAENRLHAQKAIMRWCLGT from the coding sequence ATGACAAATTTTCTCGATATTCACCAAACTTCAGCCGCGGATTTGCGCGGGATCATCGACAGCGCGGCCTCCATGAAGGCCGCGCGGGCGGGCCGTCCACGTGGGGCGCTTGATGATGACCAGCCTCTCAAGGACCATATGGTCGCGCTTATCTTTGAAAAGCCATCCACACGGACACGCGTTTCTTTTGATGTCGGCGTGCGTCAAATGGGGGGGCAAACGTTGGTGCTTTCAGGTGCTGATATGCAGCTTGGCCATGGTGAGACCATCGCAGACACCGCACGAGTATTGTCGCGCTATGTGGATTTGATCATGATCCGCACATTCGAAGAGCAAACCCTGCTGGATATGGCCGAATACGCCACTGTTCCGGTGATCAATGGGCTGACCAACCGCACGCACCCTTGCCAGATTATGGCTGATATCATGACGTTTGAAGAACACGCTGGCCCCATCAAAGGCCGCAAAGTGGTTTGGACAGGTGATGGTAATAACGTCTTCGCAAGCTTTGCCCACGCGGCCAAGCAATTCGACTTTGAGCTTGTCTTTACCGGTCCGCCGCCGCTTGATCCTGAGACTGCTCTGAACGGCCTTTACTCGATTGAGCGTGATCCGCAGAAGGCAGTTGCAGGAGCTGATTTGGTTGTGACTGACACGTGGGTATCGATGCACGATCCGCAATCCGCGCGGGAACGTCGCCACAATCAGTTGCGCGGGTATCAGGTTAACGATGCCCTCATGGGCCACGCCAAACCTGAAGCGCTGTTTATGCACTGCTTGCCCGCGCACCGCGATGATGAGGCGACAAGTTCGGTGATGGACGGGCCAAGTTCAGTGATCTTTGACGAGGCTGAAAACCGTTTACATGCGCAAAAGGCCATCATGCGCTGGTGCTTGGGAACCTAA
- a CDS encoding aspartate aminotransferase family protein has product MIDSVLPTYSRAPMSFVKGEGTWLIEADGRRFLDLGAGIAVNALGHAHPALVAALTEQASALWHTSNLYHIPQQQALADRLVEHTFADTVFFTNSGTEACELAVKMARKYFYDKGQPDRTDIITFSGSFHGRSSAGIAAAGSEKMTKGFGPLLPGFVHLEFDDHDALAAAINDKTAAIMLEPVQGEGGIRPLPDSCLKGLRDLCDEHGVLMILDEVQCGVGRTGKLFAHEWAGITPDIMMVAKGIGGGFPLGAVLATEDAASGMTAGTHGSTYGGNPLGCAVGCAVMDIVADPEFLAEVNRKAGLLRQKLEGLVASHPDVFETVRGSGLMLGVKCKASNIDIVNACYAQEVITVPAADNVIRLLPPLTISDDEIATAVDRLDAAASSLSA; this is encoded by the coding sequence ATGATCGATTCCGTTCTGCCGACCTATTCCCGTGCCCCCATGAGCTTTGTCAAAGGCGAAGGCACCTGGCTGATCGAGGCGGATGGCCGACGTTTTCTGGATCTTGGGGCAGGTATCGCAGTTAATGCATTGGGCCATGCCCATCCTGCGTTGGTGGCGGCTCTCACGGAGCAAGCGTCAGCGCTTTGGCACACCTCAAACCTCTACCACATCCCGCAGCAGCAGGCTTTGGCGGACCGGCTTGTGGAGCATACCTTTGCCGATACAGTCTTTTTCACCAATTCGGGCACAGAAGCTTGCGAACTGGCCGTAAAAATGGCGCGTAAATATTTTTACGACAAGGGCCAACCCGATCGTACTGATATCATAACTTTCTCAGGGTCGTTCCATGGCCGTTCCTCTGCGGGGATCGCGGCTGCGGGATCTGAAAAGATGACCAAGGGCTTTGGTCCTTTGCTGCCTGGTTTTGTGCATCTCGAATTTGATGATCACGACGCACTCGCAGCCGCGATCAATGATAAGACGGCAGCGATTATGTTGGAGCCGGTTCAAGGTGAGGGAGGCATTCGCCCGCTGCCTGATAGCTGCCTCAAAGGCCTACGCGATCTGTGTGACGAGCATGGCGTGCTGATGATCCTTGATGAAGTGCAATGTGGTGTGGGCCGTACAGGCAAACTCTTTGCGCATGAATGGGCCGGGATCACACCGGATATTATGATGGTTGCCAAGGGCATTGGTGGCGGATTTCCTCTGGGTGCCGTGCTTGCAACTGAAGACGCAGCATCGGGCATGACAGCTGGAACGCACGGCTCCACTTATGGTGGCAACCCTCTTGGTTGCGCCGTGGGTTGCGCGGTTATGGACATTGTCGCTGATCCAGAATTTCTGGCCGAGGTGAACCGCAAAGCCGGCCTTTTGCGTCAAAAGCTAGAAGGGCTTGTCGCGTCGCATCCAGATGTATTTGAAACCGTGCGCGGCTCAGGCCTGATGCTGGGCGTGAAATGTAAGGCCAGCAATATTGACATCGTCAACGCGTGTTACGCTCAAGAAGTCATTACCGTGCCGGCCGCTGATAATGTGATCCGACTGCTGCCGCCTCTCACGATTTCTGACGATGAAATTGCAACCGCCGTTGACCGGCTTGATGCCGCCGCTTCTAGCCTTTCTGCCTGA
- a CDS encoding DMT family transporter, whose product MYQAKPPNNALAASLILIASAFVALTTLMAKALGSQEYGVPLHPLQISHGRFLFAFLALSSAAAILRPALERPNWGLHIARTSCGWGGITLMFASVQFIPLAVATAISFLNPVFAMMLAIPLLGEKVGRVRWSAAGFAFVGALILLRPTPESFEPAALLALSAAMIMGLELIFIKKLAGREAPFQILLVNNLIGFCIASIAVIPVWQAPSAAQWGLLAALGGCMAVAQTCFVNAMARADASFVAPFSYATLIFAALYDVAFYGVVPDAVSVLGAAVIVAGAVLLAVREARLKTVVPQSHTDQ is encoded by the coding sequence GTGTACCAAGCAAAGCCCCCCAACAATGCCTTAGCGGCCAGCCTGATCTTGATCGCCTCAGCCTTTGTGGCGCTGACCACGCTGATGGCCAAGGCCTTGGGATCGCAAGAGTACGGGGTGCCGCTGCATCCCTTACAAATCAGCCATGGCCGATTTTTATTCGCCTTTTTGGCGTTAAGCTCGGCAGCGGCAATCCTACGCCCCGCGTTGGAGCGCCCAAACTGGGGCCTGCATATCGCGCGCACGAGTTGCGGATGGGGTGGGATCACCCTGATGTTTGCAAGCGTGCAGTTTATTCCGCTGGCTGTCGCCACGGCGATTTCATTCCTAAACCCGGTCTTTGCGATGATGCTTGCGATCCCTCTTTTGGGCGAAAAGGTTGGGCGGGTCCGTTGGTCCGCAGCAGGTTTTGCCTTTGTCGGGGCGCTGATATTGTTGCGCCCAACCCCTGAAAGCTTTGAGCCCGCGGCCCTTTTGGCCTTGTCTGCTGCAATGATAATGGGGCTCGAGTTGATTTTCATCAAGAAACTGGCAGGCCGAGAGGCCCCGTTTCAGATCCTTTTGGTCAATAATCTTATCGGGTTTTGCATCGCCAGTATTGCAGTAATTCCTGTTTGGCAGGCACCAAGCGCCGCACAATGGGGGCTGCTGGCCGCGTTGGGCGGCTGCATGGCGGTCGCTCAGACCTGTTTTGTAAACGCAATGGCGCGGGCGGATGCCAGCTTTGTTGCTCCGTTCAGCTATGCTACGTTGATCTTTGCGGCCTTATACGATGTTGCGTTCTACGGTGTCGTTCCCGATGCAGTGTCTGTATTGGGTGCCGCGGTGATTGTGGCCGGGGCGGTGTTGCTGGCGGTCCGCGAAGCGCGACTAAAGACCGTCGTACCGCAATCTCATACTGACCAATGA
- a CDS encoding GcrA family cell cycle regulator, with product MSWTDDRVETLKKMWGEGQSASQIAKELGGVTRNAVIGKVHRLGLSNRATAGAAAKPDAKAKPAPKVEPKVKEAPVRVKPELKTEPAIDPNAVIPSRKQIIPAGQPLPPQPSANEISPEALAKVNEIEKKAKKISLMELTERTCKWPVGDPATEDFWFCGLPVQQGKPYCEAHVGVAFQPMSARRDRRR from the coding sequence ATGTCCTGGACCGATGACCGCGTGGAAACGCTGAAGAAGATGTGGGGCGAAGGCCAATCCGCAAGCCAGATCGCCAAGGAATTGGGCGGGGTCACACGCAATGCGGTGATCGGCAAAGTGCACCGTTTGGGCCTGTCCAACCGTGCGACGGCAGGTGCAGCAGCCAAGCCCGACGCAAAGGCAAAACCTGCACCAAAGGTAGAGCCGAAGGTCAAGGAGGCACCCGTACGGGTGAAGCCTGAGCTTAAGACCGAGCCTGCGATTGACCCAAATGCGGTCATCCCTTCACGCAAGCAGATTATCCCAGCGGGGCAACCGCTGCCACCGCAGCCATCTGCAAATGAAATCAGTCCCGAAGCGTTGGCTAAGGTCAACGAAATCGAGAAGAAGGCCAAAAAGATCAGCCTGATGGAACTGACGGAACGGACGTGCAAATGGCCTGTAGGTGATCCCGCGACCGAGGACTTCTGGTTCTGCGGCCTGCCTGTGCAACAAGGCAAGCCTTATTGCGAGGCCCATGTCGGTGTGGCGTTCCAACCAATGTCCGCACGGCGCGATCGTCGCCGCTAA
- a CDS encoding CaiB/BaiF CoA transferase family protein, with protein MSDASKPTPGALDGLFVLDLSRILAGPTCTQMLGDLGATVIKVENPKSGGDDTRGWGPNFALDADGNRTDLSAYFMSSNRNKQSIAVDISTDEGQRTIRQLAARADVIVENYKPDGLVKYGLDHKTLLAKHPALVYCSISGYGQTGPNREQPGYDLMAQGFGGIMSLTGDPDGVPTKVGVGIADVMCGMYATIGVLAALRHRDATGEGQHIDLALVDAQMAWLINEGVNFLTSGELPQRRGNAHPNIVPYDAFECSDGHLLLAVGNDPQFARFCDVLGLVHLVVDPKFTTNLARIENRDALMVHLVPAIQTWTKNDLLAALQSVKVPAGPINTVGEALSSSQAKARGTVFEMPVDDVASGQVSLLGNPLKLSKTPVTYRRPPPRFGQDTDEILETWAKDTGADTTD; from the coding sequence ATGTCGGACGCATCTAAACCAACCCCTGGGGCGCTTGACGGGCTTTTTGTGCTCGACCTCAGTCGGATTCTGGCGGGCCCCACCTGTACGCAGATGTTGGGTGATTTGGGTGCGACCGTGATCAAGGTTGAGAATCCGAAATCGGGCGGTGACGATACGCGGGGTTGGGGACCGAACTTTGCTTTGGACGCCGACGGAAACCGCACCGACCTCAGCGCCTATTTTATGTCTTCGAACCGCAACAAGCAGTCCATCGCCGTGGATATTTCAACCGACGAAGGCCAACGCACGATACGCCAGCTCGCCGCTCGGGCCGATGTGATCGTTGAAAATTACAAGCCTGACGGTCTGGTCAAATACGGGCTGGATCACAAAACGCTTTTGGCCAAGCACCCGGCGCTGGTTTATTGCTCAATCTCCGGCTACGGACAAACCGGTCCAAATCGAGAGCAGCCCGGCTATGATTTGATGGCTCAGGGATTTGGCGGGATTATGTCGCTGACGGGCGATCCAGACGGAGTGCCGACAAAAGTGGGCGTGGGCATCGCGGATGTCATGTGCGGCATGTACGCGACCATCGGTGTGCTGGCCGCCTTGCGCCACCGTGACGCGACGGGCGAAGGCCAGCACATCGATCTGGCGCTGGTTGATGCCCAGATGGCGTGGCTGATCAATGAGGGTGTGAATTTCCTGACGTCAGGCGAGCTTCCCCAGCGGCGCGGCAATGCACATCCCAACATCGTCCCATACGATGCCTTTGAATGTTCTGACGGTCACCTGTTGTTGGCTGTCGGCAATGACCCGCAATTTGCTCGGTTCTGTGATGTTCTTGGGTTGGTCCATTTAGTGGTGGATCCGAAGTTCACCACAAACCTCGCCCGGATCGAAAACCGCGACGCGTTGATGGTGCATTTAGTCCCAGCCATTCAAACTTGGACCAAGAACGATCTACTTGCGGCTCTGCAATCTGTAAAAGTACCAGCTGGTCCCATCAACACTGTCGGCGAAGCGCTTTCATCTTCACAGGCAAAGGCCCGTGGCACGGTGTTTGAAATGCCTGTTGATGACGTTGCATCAGGACAGGTCAGCCTACTTGGCAATCCGCTCAAATTGTCCAAGACCCCCGTCACTTATCGCCGTCCCCCTCCGCGTTTTGGCCAAGATACCGACGAGATTCTTGAAACATGGGCCAAGGACACCGGCGCAGATACCACGGATTGA
- a CDS encoding tetratricopeptide repeat protein produces MRTDICTCPVTLSSADALEDWNAMIVAFLAHGTQTPVHLGALLTAEPEFAMAHAARGMFSLMMGRAELVETARQALASAQDLQRQTEITAREAGWIVALARWLDGSPTGAIAALEDVLATFTADTLTAKASHGIRFILGDSTGMRASIERVLSAHGDDHPCRGYLLGCHAFTLEETGEYKAAERVGHAGLALAHDDAWGLHAVAHVHDMTARPDLGIALIEDNTAAWSGSNNFRYHVWWHKALLHLDRCELDVALGLYDAQIRSDKTDDYRDISNATSLLMRLELEGVNVGRRWAELADHSEKRVEDGCLVFADLHYMLALTGAERGSAQDAMMARFARDAKKSGDMPVRIANPGEAALAGLNAFAEGRYDVAFRHLATARPAMQSIGGSHAQRDVFERMTIDAGLRAGRFNEAEQILHDRLAVRGGNEDRFAAVRFDKINYARRIPAQ; encoded by the coding sequence ATCAGAACCGATATTTGTACATGCCCTGTGACCCTATCTTCCGCCGATGCGCTTGAAGATTGGAACGCAATGATTGTTGCGTTTTTGGCCCATGGAACACAAACCCCAGTACACCTTGGCGCGCTTTTGACGGCCGAACCCGAATTTGCCATGGCCCATGCGGCACGGGGGATGTTTTCACTGATGATGGGCCGGGCTGAACTGGTTGAGACCGCGCGCCAAGCCCTTGCATCGGCACAAGATTTGCAGCGCCAAACGGAGATCACAGCCCGCGAGGCAGGCTGGATCGTGGCGCTTGCGCGATGGCTCGATGGATCCCCCACCGGGGCGATCGCAGCGCTTGAGGACGTGCTTGCTACCTTCACGGCTGACACGCTCACCGCCAAGGCAAGTCACGGTATCCGCTTTATCCTAGGCGACAGCACTGGAATGCGCGCGTCAATCGAGCGGGTGCTAAGCGCGCATGGCGACGATCATCCGTGCAGAGGTTACCTGTTAGGCTGCCACGCCTTCACGCTTGAAGAAACCGGGGAATATAAGGCCGCCGAACGTGTCGGGCATGCGGGTCTCGCCTTGGCCCATGACGATGCTTGGGGCCTGCACGCGGTGGCACATGTTCATGACATGACTGCGCGACCCGATCTTGGGATCGCTCTGATCGAAGACAACACCGCCGCTTGGTCCGGCTCGAACAATTTTCGCTATCATGTCTGGTGGCACAAAGCGCTGCTCCACCTTGATCGCTGCGAACTTGACGTGGCGCTCGGCCTTTATGATGCGCAAATCCGCTCTGACAAGACAGATGATTACCGCGATATCTCCAATGCAACGTCGCTGTTGATGCGGCTTGAACTCGAAGGGGTCAACGTCGGTCGCCGCTGGGCAGAATTGGCGGATCATTCCGAAAAGCGGGTCGAAGATGGCTGTCTGGTCTTTGCCGACCTGCATTATATGCTGGCGCTTACGGGGGCCGAACGGGGCTCTGCGCAAGATGCGATGATGGCACGCTTTGCTCGTGACGCAAAAAAGAGCGGCGATATGCCCGTACGGATCGCCAACCCCGGTGAAGCCGCACTTGCCGGTCTTAATGCCTTTGCTGAAGGGCGGTATGACGTCGCCTTTAGGCACCTCGCGACGGCACGCCCTGCCATGCAGAGCATTGGCGGTAGTCACGCCCAACGCGATGTGTTTGAACGCATGACAATTGATGCGGGGCTGCGTGCGGGTCGCTTTAACGAAGCC